From Streptomyces yatensis, one genomic window encodes:
- a CDS encoding alkaline phosphatase family protein — protein MSARARAVVLITEGACPELIDRWGPERLPHLHRLRALGASGPLRSDFVPYEAPGLFSAFTGFAPDEHGCFSYWDVHAPDYRPAVLDGSAARRPFLWRRPELTGRRVGLVNLFGTHPVEPVDGYCLSYPMRATVQACHPRNLPVLLAREGVRPVHDVTVWFTGGPKDPFVSGVLNADRQRADAALAMLDGRVGDRPDLTVLNLTAIDRLSHVYWQETEPGSPVPEADQAVLRAYRLADRVLGQLLERLDDHTSLLAFSEIGFGPLRSYRSVNDVLAAAGLLTLGPDGTPDWSRTTAFEAVQGAQGVNLNLAGRYRDGTVRPADRARVLADVAAVLEEHINPATGTRFLTRAIPREELHGGPAADAAPDLVLDPADWRYLPLGDPFWSGRTNRMLQSGWHRRDSYWAGAGAAFTAGRGGPARPLDIAPTLLTMLGLDPAADLPGTALTAPALRPAPAGAS, from the coding sequence ATGAGCGCCCGGGCACGGGCCGTCGTCCTGATCACCGAGGGGGCGTGCCCGGAGCTGATCGACCGGTGGGGCCCGGAGCGGCTGCCGCATCTCCACCGGCTGCGCGCACTGGGCGCGAGCGGGCCGCTGCGGTCGGACTTCGTCCCCTACGAGGCACCGGGGCTGTTCAGCGCGTTCACCGGATTCGCGCCCGATGAGCACGGCTGCTTCTCCTACTGGGACGTGCACGCCCCCGACTACCGGCCGGCCGTGCTCGACGGCTCCGCCGCCCGCCGCCCGTTCCTGTGGCGGCGGCCGGAGCTGACGGGCCGCCGGGTCGGGCTGGTGAACCTGTTCGGCACCCATCCGGTGGAGCCGGTCGACGGGTACTGCCTCAGCTATCCGATGCGCGCCACCGTGCAGGCCTGCCATCCGCGGAATCTGCCGGTGCTGCTGGCCCGCGAGGGTGTGCGGCCGGTGCACGACGTCACCGTCTGGTTCACCGGCGGCCCCAAGGACCCGTTCGTCTCCGGTGTGCTGAACGCCGACCGGCAGCGCGCCGACGCGGCCCTGGCGATGCTGGACGGCCGGGTCGGTGACCGCCCCGACCTGACCGTCCTCAACCTCACCGCCATCGACCGGCTCTCGCACGTCTACTGGCAGGAGACCGAGCCGGGCAGCCCGGTCCCCGAGGCCGACCAGGCGGTGCTGCGCGCCTACCGGCTGGCCGACCGGGTGCTCGGCCAGCTGCTGGAGCGGCTCGACGACCACACCAGCCTGCTGGCGTTCTCCGAGATCGGGTTCGGGCCCCTGCGCTCCTACCGGTCGGTCAACGACGTACTGGCGGCGGCCGGGCTGCTCACCCTCGGCCCGGACGGCACGCCCGACTGGTCGCGGACGACCGCGTTCGAGGCGGTGCAGGGCGCGCAGGGCGTCAACCTCAACCTCGCGGGCCGCTACCGGGACGGCACCGTCCGCCCCGCGGACCGCGCCCGGGTGCTGGCCGATGTCGCCGCCGTCCTGGAGGAGCACATCAACCCGGCCACCGGCACCCGGTTCCTCACCCGCGCCATCCCGCGCGAGGAACTGCACGGCGGCCCGGCCGCCGACGCCGCGCCCGACCTCGTCCTCGACCCGGCCGACTGGCGGTATCTGCCGCTGGGCGACCCGTTCTGGTCCGGCCGCACCAACCGGATGCTGCAGAGCGGCTGGCACCGGCGCGACTCCTACTGGGCCGGGGCGGGCGCCGCGTTCACCGCCGGGCGCGGCGGCCCGGCCCGGCCGCTGGACATCGCGCCGACGCTGCTGACGATGCTCGGCCTGGACCCCGCCGCCGACCTGCCCGGTACGGCACTGACCGCCCCCGCGCTCCGCCCGGCCCCGGCGGGTGCCTCATGA